In the genome of Fervidobacterium thailandense, one region contains:
- a CDS encoding energy-coupling factor transporter transmembrane component T family protein — translation MKLTVGKYVPKSSPIHRLDPRGKMISTLVGITSVLLVRNLQEYIIPGSFLLALMLLSKIKLRVYLRSLKSVWFLLAFAVIVQYWLSGPNEALYIALRLALIFLYASVLTFTTPPLLLARGIVELLRLFRVKEETREDFGMMLAISIRFIPVLLDEADRIIKAQTARGARYTEKGLANKLTLITSIVVPLLVSSLRKAEELSLALMARKYGIGKRTHYYQLQWRKTDAVYVLAQIFVLVLVVML, via the coding sequence TTGAAATTAACCGTAGGAAAATATGTTCCCAAATCTTCTCCGATACACCGCTTAGATCCACGAGGTAAGATGATCTCAACACTCGTAGGGATAACCTCGGTTTTGCTGGTTCGGAACTTGCAGGAGTACATTATACCTGGAAGCTTTTTACTTGCCCTGATGCTACTTTCAAAAATCAAATTACGCGTGTATTTGAGGAGTCTGAAGAGTGTGTGGTTCTTGCTGGCTTTCGCGGTAATTGTGCAGTATTGGCTTTCAGGCCCAAATGAAGCGTTGTACATCGCACTGAGATTGGCCTTGATATTTCTGTACGCCTCTGTCCTCACCTTCACAACGCCTCCGTTACTCTTGGCCAGGGGAATAGTGGAGCTACTGAGGCTTTTCCGTGTTAAGGAGGAAACTCGCGAGGACTTTGGAATGATGTTGGCGATATCGATTCGATTCATCCCGGTGCTTTTGGACGAAGCTGACAGAATAATCAAAGCCCAAACAGCCAGGGGAGCGCGTTACACGGAAAAAGGACTCGCAAATAAACTCACCTTGATCACGAGCATCGTAGTCCCGCTACTTGTTTCCTCTCTCCGAAAGGCCGAGGAACTTTCACTCGCGTTGATGGCTCGAAAGTACGGAATAGGTAAAAGAACGCATTACTATCAACTCCAATGGCGGAAAACCGATGCTGTGTACGTACTCGCTCAAATTTTTGTGTTAGTCTTGGTTGTGATGCTATAA
- a CDS encoding RNase H family protein has translation MRHETSALEIYVDGSYRDGKISGAVYVPSTREEYYFCLEDEQLAKHRNVSGELLATVFAINLALERSVKHVVIYHDYEGIQKWVTGEWEARTELTRAYKDFLLRTQKSLRVDFVKVAAHKGVEFNNYVDKLAKFALNACTSNLTPDIMDKLLNLLNLPH, from the coding sequence ATGCGGCACGAAACGTCGGCTTTGGAAATTTATGTAGACGGTTCCTACAGAGACGGTAAGATTTCTGGTGCTGTATACGTTCCGAGTACTCGTGAAGAATACTATTTCTGCTTGGAAGACGAACAACTGGCAAAGCACAGGAACGTTTCCGGAGAGCTTCTTGCCACGGTTTTCGCGATAAATTTGGCCCTGGAGCGGTCCGTAAAGCACGTTGTGATTTACCACGACTACGAAGGGATCCAAAAGTGGGTAACGGGCGAGTGGGAAGCGAGAACCGAGTTAACGAGAGCGTACAAGGATTTTTTGCTCCGTACTCAGAAATCACTGCGCGTAGATTTTGTAAAGGTAGCCGCGCATAAGGGCGTTGAGTTCAACAACTACGTTGACAAACTCGCCAAGTTTGCCTTGAATGCGTGTACTTCTAACCTCACTCCTGATATCATGGACAAGCTTCTCAACCTCCTGAACCTTCCACATTGA